One window of the Cryptomeria japonica chromosome 7, Sugi_1.0, whole genome shotgun sequence genome contains the following:
- the LOC131856415 gene encoding uncharacterized protein LOC131856415 yields MREKHPTTQQLCEQLTKAEIDCICVTGLYDMMHLLVIRMNCGLLTALAKRWHSETCFFHLAMGEMTVTLEDIWRILHIPIRGELVTYDRHLGTTTIERIFADDVYIEDGFVAWEDIAALYEPLPSVLAGIVGGLLYPNRHSHGLAVGWGQVQMVTKGTGYAWGYVY; encoded by the coding sequence ATGCGGGAGAAGCATCCCACCACACAGCAGCTGTGTGAGCAGTTGACGAAGGCGGAGATAGATTGTATCTGTGTGACTGGTTTGTATGACATGATGCACCTACTTGTGATTCGAATGAATTGCGGTCTACTGACAgcattggcaaagcgatggcatAGCGAGACATGCTTCTTTCATttggcgatgggagagatgacggtgacgtTGGAGGACATATGGAGGATATTGCATATCCCGATCAGAGGGGAGCTTGTTACATATGATCGCCACCTAGGGACGACAACCATAGAGAGGATCTTTGCGGATGATGTATACATTGAGGATGGCTTTgtggcatgggaggatatagcagcaTTGTATGAGCCCCTACCCTCAGTTCTAGCAGGTATTGTTGGAGGTTTACTGTACCCCAATCGGCATtcacatggattggcggttggGTGGGGTCAAGTACAGATGGTGACAAAGGGGACCGGCTATGCATGGGGCTATGTGTATTAG